A genomic region of Mitsuaria sp. 7 contains the following coding sequences:
- a CDS encoding acyl-CoA dehydrogenase family protein — MTAPVLRRPDDAPSPDSSTASSTAASTASSTAASPDPSERPLAHLLGPGLDQVVAQLAATAVQRDREGGHAAEQRELIRASGLLALTIPEAHGGLGGGIPEFFEVVRRIARVDSALAHVLAFHHLQLYGVSLYGGPAATAHGARHLRETAEQRLFWGNALNPADTRLTAVRDGAGWRLEGVKSFCSGALGSDRLTVSATTAEGGFLIGIVPTRRDGVRVEQDWDAFGQRQTDSGTVRFDAVRLDDDELLQVPGQSPTPRATLRSQIAQLVMTHLYLGIGEGAFDEARRYTATRARAWSASGVDRAVDDPLVQHRYGDLWLKVRAAQAVSAEAVERLRRALDRGDALTAQERGEVAVAGAEAKVLAHRAGVEVASQLFELTGARSTSAEFGLDRFWRNARVHTLHDPVDYKLRDLGRFFLDGRIPDPTAYS; from the coding sequence ATGACCGCTCCCGTGCTGCGGCGTCCCGACGACGCCCCTTCGCCCGATTCTTCGACCGCTTCTTCGACCGCTGCCTCGACCGCCTCCTCGACCGCTGCCTCCCCTGATCCCTCCGAGCGCCCGCTGGCTCACCTGCTGGGGCCAGGTCTTGACCAGGTCGTGGCGCAACTGGCCGCCACGGCCGTGCAACGCGATCGCGAGGGCGGCCACGCCGCCGAGCAGCGCGAGCTGATCCGCGCCAGCGGCCTGCTCGCGCTGACGATCCCCGAGGCGCACGGCGGCCTGGGCGGCGGCATCCCTGAATTCTTCGAGGTCGTGCGACGCATCGCCCGCGTCGACAGCGCGCTGGCGCATGTGCTGGCCTTCCACCATCTGCAGCTCTACGGCGTGTCGCTGTACGGCGGACCGGCCGCGACCGCGCACGGCGCGCGCCATCTGCGCGAGACGGCCGAGCAGCGCCTGTTCTGGGGCAATGCGCTCAATCCCGCCGACACGCGGCTGACGGCGGTGCGCGACGGCGCCGGTTGGCGCCTCGAGGGCGTGAAGAGCTTCTGCTCGGGCGCACTGGGCTCAGACCGGCTCACGGTGTCCGCGACGACGGCCGAGGGCGGTTTCCTCATCGGCATCGTGCCGACGCGACGCGACGGCGTGCGCGTCGAGCAGGACTGGGATGCCTTCGGCCAGCGCCAGACGGACAGCGGCACGGTGCGCTTCGACGCGGTGCGACTGGACGACGACGAACTGCTGCAGGTGCCGGGCCAGAGCCCGACGCCGCGCGCGACGCTGCGCTCGCAGATCGCTCAGCTGGTGATGACCCACCTGTACCTGGGCATCGGAGAAGGCGCCTTCGACGAGGCGCGCCGCTACACGGCGACGCGGGCCCGGGCCTGGTCGGCCTCGGGCGTGGACCGCGCGGTCGACGATCCGCTGGTGCAGCACCGCTACGGCGACCTGTGGCTGAAGGTGAGGGCGGCGCAGGCCGTGTCCGCCGAAGCCGTCGAGCGCCTGCGCCGCGCGCTGGACCGCGGCGACGCCCTGACCGCGCAGGAGCGCGGCGAGGTCGCGGTCGCTGGCGCCGAGGCCAAGGTACTCGCGCACCGCGCCGGCGTCGAGGTCGCCAGCCAGTTGTTCGAGCTGACCGGCGCGCGCAGCACGTCGGCGGAATTCGGCCTCGACCGCTTCTGGCGCAACGCGCGGGTGCACACGCTGCACGACCCGGTCGACTACAAGCTGCGCGACCTGGGTCGCTTCTTCCTCGACGGCCGGATCCCCGATCCGACCGCGTACTCCTGA
- a CDS encoding methionine ABC transporter ATP-binding protein, which translates to MSDQKSDPKNDPKNDLKNDLKSSSGSGQQSDPLIRLDGVSKSFALPDGRRFDAVRDVSLSVRPGEILGLIGKSGAGKSTLLRLINLLERPDAGQVHVAGRELTALKPAELRRERQRLGMIFQQFNLLQNATAAENVAFPLQLHAGRSRREIADRVADCLALVGLTDKADQYPAQLSGGQKQRVAIARSLAPQPDVLLCDEPTSALDAGTTRELLATLADINARLGVTIVIVTHELEVVQALCRRAAVIADGRLVEQFDVVDATRVATSPLGLELARLQRQAANLAALDASALAASEVIASIGRREVRHA; encoded by the coding sequence ATGAGCGATCAGAAAAGCGACCCGAAGAACGACCCGAAGAACGACTTGAAGAACGACCTGAAGAGCAGCTCCGGGAGCGGCCAGCAGAGCGATCCGCTGATCCGCCTCGACGGCGTATCGAAGTCCTTCGCGCTGCCCGACGGGCGGCGTTTCGATGCCGTGCGCGACGTGAGCCTGTCCGTGCGCCCCGGCGAGATCCTCGGCCTGATCGGCAAGAGCGGCGCGGGCAAGTCCACGCTGCTGCGGCTGATCAACCTGCTGGAGCGACCGGACGCCGGTCAGGTGCATGTCGCGGGCCGCGAGCTGACCGCGCTGAAGCCGGCCGAACTGCGCCGAGAGCGGCAACGGCTCGGGATGATCTTCCAGCAGTTCAACCTGCTGCAGAACGCGACCGCGGCGGAGAACGTCGCCTTCCCGCTGCAGCTGCACGCGGGCCGCTCGCGCCGCGAGATCGCCGACCGCGTCGCCGACTGCCTGGCGCTGGTCGGACTCACCGACAAGGCCGATCAATACCCGGCGCAGTTGAGCGGCGGCCAGAAGCAGCGCGTCGCGATCGCGCGGTCGCTGGCGCCGCAACCCGACGTGCTGCTGTGCGACGAGCCGACGTCCGCGCTCGACGCCGGGACCACGCGCGAGCTGCTCGCCACGCTGGCCGACATCAACGCGCGCCTGGGCGTCACCATCGTGATCGTCACGCATGAACTGGAGGTCGTGCAGGCGCTGTGCCGCCGCGCGGCGGTCATCGCGGACGGCCGGCTGGTCGAGCAGTTCGACGTCGTCGACGCGACGCGCGTGGCGACCTCGCCGCTGGGTCTGGAACTCGCGCGCCTGCAGCGGCAGGCGGCGAACCTCGCCGCGCTGGACGCCTCGGCGCTGGCGGCCTCCGAAGTGATCGCCTCGATCGGGCGCCGGGAGGTCCGCCATGCTTGA